One genomic window of Nocardioides daphniae includes the following:
- a CDS encoding SRPBCC family protein produces the protein MRGQLRIARPREVVFDAAVDEPSWNPAISSVEWLTPPPVGAGSRYRAVFGKRWVTDVELVELERPHLLRSRSTSSWLWSDGPLTFREEGPGVTVMSWDWEYRLLGRARVLAPLFRLVGGRWERANWKRMRDHVERQEP, from the coding sequence ATGCGCGGTCAGCTGCGGATCGCTCGTCCGCGCGAGGTGGTCTTCGACGCCGCGGTGGACGAGCCGTCGTGGAATCCCGCCATCTCGTCGGTGGAGTGGCTGACCCCGCCACCGGTGGGTGCGGGATCGAGGTATCGCGCCGTCTTCGGTAAGCGCTGGGTGACCGACGTCGAGCTCGTCGAGCTCGAACGGCCCCATCTGCTGCGCAGTCGGAGCACGAGCTCCTGGTTGTGGAGCGACGGACCGCTCACGTTCCGGGAGGAGGGACCGGGCGTCACCGTCATGAGCTGGGACTGGGAGTACCGCCTGCTCGGGCGAGCCCGCGTGCTCGCGCCGCTCTTCCGCCTCGTCGGAGGGCGCTGGGAGCGGGCCAACTGGAAACGGATGCGCGACCACGTCGAGCGCCAGGAGCCCTGA